A portion of the Celeribacter baekdonensis genome contains these proteins:
- a CDS encoding ferritin family protein → MSEANKDKLSGLTTVKEIMDTATSFEVVARDFYTALIPKVSKNIRWLAKELAEEEQGHVDLFTTLANDPKVSAVMAEKIARPVADGKFSDCVQVPDLGDTPDDQTVLQYALLRETAAMEQYTELAASAPEGPLKEAFTFLANEEAEHKEELEKIYYEVVHSGGV, encoded by the coding sequence ATGAGCGAAGCCAATAAAGACAAACTCTCCGGCCTCACCACCGTCAAAGAGATCATGGACACCGCCACCTCTTTTGAAGTGGTCGCGCGGGATTTTTACACCGCATTGATCCCGAAAGTGTCGAAAAACATCCGCTGGCTGGCGAAAGAATTGGCCGAGGAAGAACAGGGCCACGTCGATCTGTTCACAACACTCGCCAATGACCCGAAAGTTTCGGCCGTGATGGCCGAAAAAATCGCCCGGCCCGTGGCGGACGGCAAATTTTCCGACTGTGTGCAGGTCCCCGATCTTGGTGACACCCCGGATGATCAAACCGTGCTGCAATACGCGCTTTTGCGCGAAACGGCGGCGATGGAGCAATATACAGAACTGGCCGCCTCTGCGCCTGAGGGGCCCCTGAAAGAGGCGTTTACATTCCTCGCCAATGAAGAGGCCGAACACAAAGAAGAGTTGGAGAAAATCTACTACGAGGTGGTGCATTCCGGCGGAGTGTGA
- a CDS encoding ParA family protein, whose protein sequence is MKTLLIANSKGGSGKTMTAITLASALKAAGFKVALADADPQQSARMWGKRRSAYAPHIPLLDWSGTARPSVPKKTEWLVIDSGAGLGADEAKPFLKDADVMVTPVMASMFDELAVKGFLKSLREIKKIKKDKIDILPIGSRIDPRRKDARLLREFLAANGQDLVTMISERAAYIELAREGLSIFDQKQARYTPMKEQWRPVLKHMGVKL, encoded by the coding sequence GTGAAAACGCTACTGATCGCCAACAGCAAAGGCGGATCCGGCAAGACCATGACGGCGATCACATTGGCCTCGGCGTTGAAAGCGGCGGGGTTTAAGGTGGCTTTGGCCGATGCCGACCCGCAACAATCGGCGCGAATGTGGGGCAAACGCCGCTCTGCCTATGCGCCCCATATCCCCCTGCTCGATTGGTCCGGGACGGCACGCCCGTCCGTGCCCAAAAAGACCGAATGGCTGGTGATCGACAGCGGCGCGGGGCTTGGTGCGGATGAGGCAAAGCCGTTTTTGAAAGACGCCGATGTCATGGTCACCCCGGTGATGGCCTCGATGTTTGACGAATTGGCGGTCAAAGGCTTTTTGAAATCGCTGCGCGAGATCAAAAAGATCAAGAAAGACAAAATCGACATCCTGCCGATCGGATCGCGCATTGACCCACGCCGCAAAGATGCGCGGCTGTTGCGCGAGTTTTTGGCAGCCAATGGTCAGGACCTTGTGACCATGATTTCAGAACGCGCCGCCTATATCGAATTGGCGCGCGAGGGATTGTCGATTTTCGACCAAAAACAAGCGCGCTATACGCCGATGAAGGAGCAATGGCGGCCCGTGCTCAAACACATGGGCGTGAAATTGTAA
- a CDS encoding RidA family protein gives MTSGQLGLAPDGTCPEGVKAQSEQCFANIDAILNEAGAGRSDVIRIAAFVTRREDFATYMAVRDAWLAQVDTKPASTLIIVTGFTRAEFLVEVEVTAVAPV, from the coding sequence GTGACGTCGGGTCAACTTGGTCTTGCCCCCGATGGCACCTGTCCTGAGGGTGTGAAAGCCCAGTCAGAACAGTGTTTCGCCAATATTGACGCCATTTTAAACGAGGCGGGCGCGGGGCGATCTGATGTGATCCGCATCGCCGCGTTTGTCACCCGGCGCGAAGATTTTGCGACCTATATGGCGGTGCGCGATGCGTGGTTGGCGCAGGTTGACACCAAACCCGCATCCACCCTGATCATCGTCACCGGCTTCACCCGCGCAGAGTTTTTGGTCGAGGTCGAAGTGACCGCGGTCGCGCCCGTTTGA
- a CDS encoding ABC transporter substrate-binding protein, whose amino-acid sequence MTLKRVIAGLTLAATTSTAALTGATAADLTPVTFGTNWLAQAEHGGYYQAVADGSYAECGLDVTIQSGGPQVNNRALLLANKIQFHMGGDLLQAFNAAKEGIPVVAVAATFQKHPQVIIAHPGQAHTFADLSKLTLLIGDNGFASYYQWMMAAYGFTAEQREPYTFNPAPFLADEGKAMQGFLSSEPYVIEKEGGFTPDVFLIADAGYSTYATTIEAMQKTIDESPDVVACFVDGSAKGWYTYLYGDHAAADAMIMAANPDMTQDKIDFAIEKMKSEGIVDSGDALELGIGAMTDEKIKDFYDKMVDAGVIEAGLDYSAAYTLAFTNKKVGMDLK is encoded by the coding sequence ATGACACTCAAACGCGTCATCGCGGGGCTGACCCTTGCCGCGACCACGTCCACCGCCGCCCTCACGGGGGCGACAGCCGCCGATCTGACCCCCGTCACCTTTGGCACCAACTGGTTGGCTCAGGCCGAGCACGGTGGCTATTACCAAGCGGTCGCAGACGGCAGCTATGCCGAATGCGGTCTGGATGTGACCATCCAATCTGGCGGCCCACAGGTGAACAACCGCGCCCTGTTGCTTGCCAATAAAATTCAATTCCACATGGGTGGCGATCTTTTGCAGGCCTTCAATGCCGCCAAAGAGGGGATCCCGGTTGTGGCCGTGGCCGCCACGTTTCAAAAACACCCGCAAGTGATCATCGCCCACCCCGGCCAAGCGCACACATTTGCCGATCTGAGCAAGCTGACGCTGTTGATCGGCGACAACGGCTTTGCCTCCTATTACCAATGGATGATGGCCGCCTATGGCTTTACCGCCGAACAGCGCGAACCCTACACGTTCAACCCCGCCCCCTTCTTGGCCGATGAAGGCAAGGCGATGCAGGGTTTCTTGTCCTCTGAGCCCTATGTGATTGAAAAAGAAGGTGGGTTTACCCCTGACGTGTTCTTGATCGCGGATGCGGGCTATTCGACCTATGCCACCACAATCGAAGCCATGCAGAAAACCATTGATGAAAGCCCCGATGTGGTGGCCTGTTTCGTCGATGGGTCGGCCAAAGGGTGGTACACGTACCTCTATGGCGATCACGCGGCCGCCGATGCGATGATCATGGCCGCCAACCCGGACATGACCCAAGACAAGATCGACTTTGCCATCGAGAAAATGAAATCAGAAGGCATCGTCGACAGCGGTGATGCGCTTGAACTGGGCATTGGTGCGATGACCGATGAAAAGATCAAAGATTTCTACGACAAAATGGTCGATGCGGGCGTGATTGAGGCGGGCCTGGATTATTCCGCCGCCTACACCTTGGCCTTCACCAACAAAAAGGTCGGGATGGATCTCAAATAA
- a CDS encoding ABC transporter ATP-binding protein, protein MTSPNIIPPMGQREKLLDMVNVDKVFNGNVVALKDMNLTVNQGDFISLLGPSGCGKSTALRLISGLMRPTSGQISWEGGQNSGDLGVVFQEPTLMPWATVEQNVWLPFRLRGKSLSDVQDEIMWALNMVGLEKFQRSYPRELSGGMKMRVSIARALVTEPRLILMDEPFAALDEITRHKLNNDLLDLRDKLKCTVIFVTHSVFESVFLSDRIVVMAARPGRVSSEVTVDAPYPRTEDFRTSAAYADLCRKASDALHGAMNQHGARASA, encoded by the coding sequence ATGACCTCCCCCAACATAATCCCGCCCATGGGCCAGCGCGAAAAGCTCTTGGACATGGTGAATGTCGATAAGGTGTTCAACGGCAATGTCGTGGCCCTCAAAGACATGAACCTGACCGTCAATCAGGGCGATTTCATTTCGCTTTTGGGCCCCTCAGGCTGTGGCAAATCCACCGCTTTGCGGTTGATTTCCGGGCTGATGCGACCCACCTCTGGCCAGATTTCTTGGGAGGGCGGTCAAAACTCCGGTGATTTGGGCGTGGTATTCCAGGAGCCGACTTTGATGCCTTGGGCCACGGTCGAACAAAACGTCTGGCTGCCATTCCGCCTGCGCGGCAAATCGCTTTCGGATGTGCAAGACGAGATCATGTGGGCACTCAACATGGTTGGTCTTGAGAAATTCCAACGCTCCTATCCGCGCGAACTCTCGGGCGGCATGAAAATGCGCGTCTCCATCGCCCGTGCTTTGGTCACAGAGCCGCGGTTGATCTTAATGGATGAACCCTTCGCCGCCTTGGACGAAATCACCCGCCACAAATTGAACAACGATCTGTTGGACCTGCGCGACAAATTGAAATGCACGGTGATTTTCGTCACCCATTCGGTGTTTGAATCGGTGTTTCTTTCGGATCGCATTGTCGTCATGGCGGCGCGTCCGGGGCGAGTGTCCTCGGAAGTCACGGTCGATGCGCCCTACCCGCGCACCGAAGATTTCCGCACCTCCGCCGCCTATGCCGACCTGTGCCGCAAAGCCTCGGACGCCTTGCACGGCGCAATGAACCAACATGGCGCGAGGGCTTCCGCATGA
- a CDS encoding ABC transporter permease, protein MSVTDMTTPLAVDEEELRHARAQKRERIAKWVLPVVVIAFAIFMWDRVVVWNDIPHYILPGPGLVIKTLIADWGMLSSALVVTLKITLAALSVAVIGGVGLAILFTQSRYFEMSFYPFAVILQVTPVVSIAPLIFIYVDNRLAGLLLCAWIVAFFPILSNTTLGLNSTDHNLRDLYKIYGATRWQRLRYLQLPTALPYFLGGLRIAGGLSLIGAVVAEYVAGTGGIGSGLAFRILEAGYRLNIPRMFAALLLIAATGVVIFTAASLLSHALLHKWHESAIKRES, encoded by the coding sequence ATGAGTGTGACCGATATGACCACCCCGCTTGCTGTGGACGAAGAAGAGCTGCGCCACGCCCGCGCCCAAAAACGCGAGCGCATTGCCAAATGGGTCTTGCCCGTTGTGGTGATCGCTTTTGCGATTTTCATGTGGGACCGGGTCGTGGTCTGGAATGACATCCCGCATTACATTTTGCCCGGCCCCGGTCTTGTGATCAAAACCCTGATCGCCGATTGGGGCATGTTGTCTTCTGCCCTTGTTGTGACGCTGAAAATCACCTTGGCCGCTCTGTCGGTGGCGGTGATCGGTGGTGTGGGATTGGCGATCCTGTTCACCCAATCGCGCTATTTTGAAATGTCGTTCTACCCGTTTGCCGTCATCCTTCAGGTGACGCCCGTCGTCTCGATCGCGCCATTGATTTTCATCTATGTCGACAACCGTCTGGCGGGGCTGTTGCTTTGTGCGTGGATCGTGGCGTTTTTCCCGATCTTGTCCAACACCACGCTGGGCCTCAATTCCACCGACCACAACCTGCGCGATCTCTATAAAATCTACGGCGCGACCCGGTGGCAACGTCTGCGCTACCTGCAACTGCCGACCGCGCTGCCGTATTTCTTAGGCGGGCTTCGCATTGCGGGCGGGCTGTCCTTGATCGGGGCGGTGGTGGCCGAATATGTCGCGGGCACGGGTGGCATCGGATCGGGGCTGGCGTTTCGCATCCTTGAGGCGGGGTATCGCCTCAACATCCCGCGCATGTTCGCGGCCCTACTTTTGATCGCGGCCACAGGTGTCGTGATCTTTACCGCAGCCTCGCTTTTGAGCCACGCGCTGCTTCACAAATGGCACGAAAGTGCGATCAAACGGGAGTCATAA
- a CDS encoding cytosine deaminase, translated as MSFCVLPSGAKILENVTLPACLMGLEGDLIQTNLTLADGKITSTDAGASAETVIPRFDMKGAMVFACFVDMHTHLDKGHIWPRAANPDGSFMGALNTVRADHANWTAEDVEARMEFSLRCAYAHGTKAIRTHIDSLDNLAASSFGVIAKLQDRWRGKIALQASCLVAIDRVFKEQGDFPAIAKIVAEGGHTLGSVTYPVPDLKERLLDFFHFAMLYDLDVDFHVDETDDPSSDTLRTIAETVLELGFKNTVTVGHCCSISVMPDETADEIITLVAKAGLNVVSLPMCNMYLQDRTPGRTPRWRGVTMAHELKAAGVNVSFASDNTRDPFYAYGDLDMIEVMREATRICHLDHGRTDWTEAFVTNPARACGFDAPSLTIGAPADLVLCNARNWTELFARPQADRVVLRGGDPIDRSLPSYSELDQIVSKSHV; from the coding sequence ATGAGCTTTTGCGTTCTGCCCAGCGGCGCGAAGATACTTGAAAACGTCACCCTCCCGGCCTGCCTGATGGGCCTTGAGGGGGATCTTATCCAAACCAACCTGACCCTTGCAGATGGCAAGATCACATCAACGGACGCTGGAGCTTCAGCCGAAACTGTGATCCCCAGATTTGATATGAAAGGCGCAATGGTCTTTGCGTGTTTTGTCGATATGCACACGCATTTGGACAAGGGACACATCTGGCCACGGGCCGCGAACCCGGATGGATCGTTTATGGGCGCGCTCAACACCGTGCGCGCAGATCATGCCAATTGGACGGCCGAGGATGTTGAAGCGCGGATGGAGTTTTCTCTGCGTTGCGCCTATGCCCATGGCACCAAGGCGATCCGCACCCATATCGACAGCTTGGACAATCTCGCGGCCTCTTCCTTTGGTGTGATTGCCAAACTGCAAGACAGATGGCGCGGCAAGATTGCGCTTCAGGCCTCCTGTCTGGTCGCTATTGACCGGGTGTTCAAAGAGCAGGGCGATTTCCCCGCGATTGCCAAAATCGTCGCAGAGGGCGGCCATACACTTGGGTCCGTGACCTATCCGGTGCCCGATCTCAAAGAGCGGCTGTTGGATTTCTTTCACTTCGCCATGCTCTATGATCTGGACGTCGATTTTCACGTCGATGAAACCGATGATCCCAGCTCTGACACCCTGCGCACCATCGCCGAAACTGTCTTGGAACTGGGCTTTAAAAACACCGTCACCGTGGGCCATTGCTGTTCGATCTCGGTGATGCCGGACGAAACGGCGGATGAAATCATCACGCTGGTGGCCAAGGCCGGGCTGAATGTCGTGTCGCTTCCGATGTGCAACATGTACCTGCAAGACCGCACTCCCGGTCGCACACCACGGTGGCGCGGGGTGACCATGGCGCATGAGCTGAAAGCGGCGGGGGTGAATGTGTCCTTTGCGTCTGACAACACCCGCGATCCGTTTTACGCCTATGGCGATCTCGACATGATCGAGGTCATGCGCGAAGCCACGCGGATTTGCCATTTGGACCACGGTCGCACCGATTGGACCGAGGCCTTCGTCACCAACCCGGCGCGGGCCTGTGGCTTTGACGCCCCCTCTTTGACCATCGGCGCCCCTGCCGATCTGGTCCTGTGCAACGCACGAAACTGGACCGAGCTTTTCGCCCGTCCGCAGGCCGACCGCGTGGTGTTAAGGGGCGGAGACCCCATTGACCGCAGCCTGCCGTCCTACAGTGAACTCGATCAAATTGTGAGCAAATCCCATGTCTGA
- a CDS encoding FAD-binding oxidoreductase, with translation MSDMTPNIAAAKAALSHIEMDESPVTIRNKSRDFFWYSPVLKAEMDHLEADFVVNPKSEAEVIEVLKVCYAHDVPVTMRGGGTGNYGQAMPLAGGCVMHITGMNKIKEIGQGYVVAEPGIIIKELDAELKEKSGQELRMFPSTYSQASLGGFVAGGSGGVGSANWGALRDLGNINRLRIVTMEAEPRVLEFTGEELHRVSHAYGTNGIITELEMPLAPAYEWVEMFVRFDTFRAATEFAGALTKEPGILIKLASVYGAPIAHKYFQRVKAHVTEGDHLCGLMVAPQSMDGFLTLLARFDEGEVIYRSDDVVWDRHPGPIYEYGWNHTTLRALKFEKDLTYLQVRYGGDVDKVMAAAEAFEDKLYMHLEVMREGAGISYAGLPIVQPMSKAELDQLVADHEAMGCMIFNPHRYTLEEGGRQSADQRQLDFKREADPKGLLNPGKMITWDEPDFDYSDMYSYKGIRPKPEAAE, from the coding sequence ATGTCTGACATGACACCCAATATCGCCGCCGCCAAAGCCGCGCTGTCCCATATTGAAATGGACGAAAGCCCCGTCACCATCCGCAACAAATCCCGCGATTTCTTTTGGTATTCGCCGGTTTTGAAAGCGGAAATGGACCATTTGGAGGCCGATTTCGTCGTCAATCCAAAATCCGAAGCCGAGGTGATCGAAGTCCTCAAGGTCTGTTATGCCCATGACGTCCCCGTCACCATGCGCGGCGGCGGCACTGGCAACTACGGCCAAGCCATGCCTTTGGCGGGTGGCTGTGTCATGCACATCACCGGCATGAATAAGATCAAGGAAATCGGCCAGGGCTACGTCGTCGCCGAACCCGGCATCATCATCAAAGAACTCGATGCCGAATTGAAAGAGAAATCCGGTCAGGAATTGCGCATGTTCCCCTCGACCTATTCCCAAGCCTCGCTTGGCGGCTTTGTTGCCGGCGGCTCTGGCGGGGTTGGATCGGCCAATTGGGGCGCGCTGCGCGATCTGGGCAACATCAACCGCTTGCGCATTGTGACCATGGAGGCCGAGCCGCGGGTGTTGGAGTTCACCGGCGAAGAATTGCACCGGGTCAGCCACGCTTACGGCACCAACGGCATCATCACCGAACTCGAAATGCCGCTCGCGCCCGCCTATGAGTGGGTCGAGATGTTCGTGCGCTTTGACACCTTCCGCGCGGCCACAGAATTTGCCGGGGCATTGACCAAAGAGCCGGGCATCCTGATCAAACTCGCCTCTGTCTACGGCGCACCGATTGCGCATAAATATTTCCAGCGCGTCAAAGCCCATGTCACCGAGGGTGATCACCTCTGTGGCCTGATGGTCGCGCCGCAGTCTATGGACGGGTTCCTGACACTCCTCGCCCGCTTTGACGAAGGCGAAGTGATTTACCGCTCCGACGATGTGGTTTGGGACCGTCACCCCGGCCCGATCTATGAATATGGCTGGAACCACACCACGTTGCGGGCGCTGAAGTTCGAGAAAGACCTGACCTATCTCCAGGTCCGCTATGGCGGCGATGTGGACAAGGTCATGGCCGCCGCTGAGGCCTTCGAAGACAAGCTCTATATGCACCTCGAAGTGATGCGCGAGGGCGCGGGGATTTCATACGCGGGCCTGCCCATCGTGCAACCGATGAGCAAGGCGGAACTGGATCAACTGGTCGCCGATCACGAGGCGATGGGATGTATGATTTTCAACCCGCATCGCTACACATTGGAAGAAGGTGGACGGCAATCCGCGGACCAACGTCAACTTGATTTCAAACGCGAAGCCGACCCCAAAGGCCTGTTGAACCCCGGCAAGATGATCACATGGGACGAACCAGATTTCGACTATTCGGACATGTATTCCTACAAAGGCATCCGCCCGAAACCGGAGGCGGCGGAATGA
- a CDS encoding NAD(P)H-dependent oxidoreductase: MTQPRTASKGRVLVLYAHPCPESFNAAVHEVVVDTLSTSGWEVDDCDLNAEGFFPVLTELERRGYHDEPENIAPVKDYVARVKAADALVMVFPVWNFGYPAILKGFLDRVFLPGISFKLIDGKVRPGLTNIKKLYACTTYGGTRWRAIQNADPPRKCVTRAVWYACGMPKKKYIGLYDMNRNTAPKLKTHLERIRREMEAF; this comes from the coding sequence ATGACCCAGCCCCGCACCGCCTCCAAAGGCCGTGTGCTCGTGCTCTACGCCCATCCCTGCCCCGAAAGCTTTAACGCGGCGGTGCATGAGGTGGTCGTCGACACGCTGAGCACATCCGGCTGGGAGGTCGATGATTGCGACCTCAACGCCGAAGGCTTTTTCCCGGTGCTCACCGAACTCGAACGCCGCGGCTACCATGACGAGCCCGAAAACATCGCACCGGTCAAAGACTATGTCGCCCGCGTCAAAGCCGCCGATGCTTTGGTCATGGTGTTTCCGGTGTGGAATTTCGGCTATCCGGCGATCCTCAAAGGCTTTTTGGACCGGGTGTTTTTGCCGGGGATTTCGTTCAAACTGATCGACGGCAAAGTGCGCCCCGGCCTGACCAATATCAAAAAGCTCTACGCCTGCACCACCTACGGCGGCACCCGCTGGCGCGCGATCCAGAACGCCGATCCACCCCGCAAATGCGTCACCCGCGCGGTCTGGTACGCCTGCGGGATGCCGAAAAAGAAATACATCGGCCTTTATGACATGAACCGCAACACCGCGCCAAAACTCAAAACCCATCTGGAGCGGATCCGCCGCGAGATGGAGGCCTTTTGA
- a CDS encoding NAD(P)H-dependent oxidoreductase codes for MRALVVYCHPRETSFNRGIRDLVLARLSAAGAEVRLRDLYAEGFDPVMSAYDHETYESVPENRRLVQRDCTDLEWCDTLIFVYPTWWYGLPAMLKGWLDRALVPDVAFIMPKSEGEDIKPGLTHITKLGVFTTCGASRWLTFLVGAPGKRTLMRGLRIILAKRCKTAFAAHFLMDSSTPESRAKHLNRLQKRLDKLISAPAPKEG; via the coding sequence ATGCGCGCGCTTGTTGTCTATTGCCACCCGCGCGAGACCTCGTTCAATCGTGGCATTCGCGATCTTGTCCTCGCGCGGCTCAGTGCCGCCGGGGCCGAGGTGCGCCTGCGCGATCTCTACGCCGAGGGGTTCGATCCGGTGATGTCGGCCTATGATCACGAGACCTATGAGAGCGTGCCGGAGAACCGCAGATTGGTCCAACGCGATTGCACGGACCTTGAATGGTGCGACACGTTGATCTTTGTCTATCCGACCTGGTGGTATGGTTTGCCTGCGATGCTCAAGGGCTGGCTGGACCGTGCCTTGGTGCCCGATGTGGCCTTTATCATGCCGAAATCCGAAGGCGAGGACATCAAACCCGGCCTCACCCATATCACCAAACTGGGCGTGTTCACCACCTGCGGTGCCTCCCGTTGGCTCACCTTTCTGGTTGGCGCACCGGGCAAGCGCACGTTGATGCGAGGCCTTCGGATCATCTTGGCAAAACGCTGTAAAACTGCCTTTGCCGCGCATTTCCTGATGGACAGTTCCACGCCTGAAAGCCGCGCCAAACACCTGAACCGGTTGCAAAAGCGGCTTGATAAATTGATCTCCGCCCCAGCCCCAAAGGAGGGTTAA
- a CDS encoding isopenicillin N synthase family dioxygenase — MDIPVLDWQRFASGKDGDGFVRDLGRACRETGFFLITGHGIAEDLITDVFAKSDAFFARPMAEKAKVDIRNNPHNRGWACEGSEALDETSGQMDRKEAFNVGLDLAADDPRVLNGEPFRGVNVWPEVEGFRDTMLAYYAAVHRLAVALHGAFERDLGLPDGFFAPHFDAPLATLRVLSYPASPDGVGIGAGAHTDYGSVTMLMTDGVGGLQVKPRGQDWIDAPHVPGAFVVNIGDCLMRWSNDIYVSTPHRVLPPKTARRSIAFFLDPNPDSVITALPGTGEAKYAAITGADYLRSRLDATYTQKDIK, encoded by the coding sequence ATGGATATTCCCGTACTGGATTGGCAACGCTTTGCCTCGGGTAAAGATGGTGACGGCTTCGTGCGCGATCTGGGCCGCGCCTGTCGTGAAACCGGGTTCTTTTTGATCACCGGCCACGGCATTGCCGAAGACCTCATCACCGATGTCTTTGCCAAAAGCGACGCGTTTTTTGCCCGTCCCATGGCCGAAAAAGCCAAGGTCGACATTCGCAACAACCCGCACAATCGCGGCTGGGCCTGTGAAGGCTCTGAGGCTTTGGATGAAACTTCCGGCCAAATGGACCGCAAAGAGGCGTTCAATGTCGGGCTTGATCTGGCCGCAGACGACCCCCGTGTTCTCAATGGCGAGCCTTTCCGGGGCGTCAATGTCTGGCCCGAGGTCGAGGGGTTTCGCGACACGATGCTGGCCTATTACGCGGCTGTGCACCGCTTGGCGGTCGCGCTTCATGGTGCCTTTGAACGCGATCTTGGCCTGCCCGACGGGTTCTTTGCCCCACATTTCGACGCCCCCTTAGCAACCCTGCGCGTGCTCTCCTATCCGGCCTCCCCGGATGGGGTGGGCATTGGCGCGGGCGCGCATACCGATTACGGCTCTGTCACGATGTTGATGACCGATGGCGTCGGCGGGTTACAGGTCAAACCGCGCGGTCAGGATTGGATTGATGCACCGCATGTGCCCGGCGCGTTCGTGGTCAATATCGGTGACTGTTTGATGCGGTGGAGCAATGACATCTATGTCTCCACCCCACATCGGGTGTTGCCGCCCAAAACCGCCCGCCGCTCCATCGCCTTTTTCCTCGACCCGAACCCGGACAGCGTGATCACCGCCCTGCCCGGCACCGGCGAGGCCAAATACGCCGCCATAACCGGTGCCGATTATCTGCGCTCGCGCCTGGACGCCACCTATACCCAAAAGGACATCAAATGA
- a CDS encoding creatininase family protein, with protein sequence MSRLAEKRYDWAEFRTTEFADMDPEKTIVILPTAAVEQHGPHLPVGVDQYINEGMLAHLRATCPEDINILILPVQAIGKSNEHIHAKGTLTYTAKTALDAWTEIGLSVARAGLKKMVIVNSHGGNLDLISILGRELRVQAGMMVVKCQWGNFGKPEGLYSAQESTYGIHGGDLETSLMLHFKPHLVDMSKAEDFRSTAETAPISPIGPVNLAWVSKDLNPKGTVGEAHLATAEKGAATCAHQVAGFVEMLKAFHDLSSEGYARTIPE encoded by the coding sequence ATGAGCCGTCTTGCAGAAAAAAGATACGACTGGGCCGAGTTCCGCACCACGGAATTTGCCGACATGGACCCGGAAAAAACCATCGTCATCCTGCCCACCGCCGCCGTGGAACAACACGGGCCGCACCTGCCTGTGGGTGTCGATCAATACATCAACGAAGGCATGCTCGCCCATCTGCGCGCCACCTGCCCCGAGGACATCAACATTCTGATCTTGCCGGTGCAAGCCATCGGCAAATCCAACGAGCATATCCACGCCAAAGGCACGCTGACCTATACGGCCAAAACCGCGCTTGATGCCTGGACCGAGATCGGGCTGTCGGTGGCGCGTGCGGGCCTGAAAAAAATGGTGATCGTCAATTCCCACGGCGGCAATTTGGACCTGATCTCGATCTTGGGCCGCGAGTTGCGGGTGCAGGCCGGGATGATGGTGGTGAAATGCCAATGGGGCAATTTTGGCAAGCCCGAGGGCCTGTATTCGGCGCAGGAAAGCACCTACGGCATTCATGGCGGCGACTTGGAGACCTCCCTGATGCTGCATTTCAAACCGCATCTTGTGGACATGTCCAAAGCCGAAGATTTCCGTTCCACCGCCGAAACCGCGCCAATCTCACCGATCGGTCCGGTGAACCTCGCGTGGGTGTCGAAAGACCTGAACCCCAAAGGTACGGTCGGCGAAGCGCATTTGGCCACGGCTGAAAAAGGTGCCGCCACCTGCGCACATCAAGTGGCAGGGTTTGTTGAGATGCTCAAGGCGTTTCACGACCTGTCCTCTGAGGGATACGCACGCACGATACCGGAGTAA